In Methylomonas sp. MK1, the following are encoded in one genomic region:
- a CDS encoding GNAT family N-acetyltransferase, which produces MEVKQIDSMAQIDAADWNQLCGLDYPFLRHEFLSALEQSAAVCPQTGWETSHLLVMDNQKLQAALPLYLKTHSWGEYVFDQQWAQAYQQHGLAYYPKLVSAIPFTPCQGQRLLFAPDADQTAVCAVLWNFIQQLAKRRGISSWHCLFPEHSQLELLQSLGLSVREGVQFQWFNRNYATFLDFLQTLSADKRKMIKRERRRVAEQGIDLLRIPGQEVTDAQWQVFFRFYALTYLKRSSEPYLNLAFFKQIARTMPEQLLLVLAIKDDAYVGAALSFIGTDTLYGRYWGCQAEYNALHFEACYYQGLEYCIEHNLARFDSGAQGEHKISRGFEPITTYSAHWLKDAGFAKAVAQFVDREKKAIQHYKQDAANYLPFKRAQ; this is translated from the coding sequence ATGGAAGTAAAACAAATCGACAGCATGGCGCAAATCGACGCCGCGGATTGGAATCAGCTGTGCGGACTCGACTATCCTTTTTTACGCCATGAATTTTTATCCGCCCTGGAACAAAGCGCCGCGGTTTGCCCGCAAACCGGCTGGGAAACCTCGCATTTGCTGGTCATGGACAATCAGAAACTACAGGCGGCATTGCCGCTATATTTAAAAACCCATTCCTGGGGGGAATACGTATTCGATCAGCAATGGGCCCAAGCTTACCAGCAGCATGGACTGGCCTATTACCCAAAATTAGTCAGCGCCATCCCCTTTACGCCCTGCCAAGGACAACGACTGCTATTTGCACCGGATGCGGATCAAACCGCTGTCTGCGCAGTATTGTGGAATTTTATTCAACAGCTTGCCAAGCGACGCGGCATTTCCTCCTGGCATTGTTTGTTTCCCGAGCATTCCCAACTTGAACTGCTGCAATCCTTAGGTCTAAGCGTCCGCGAAGGGGTGCAGTTTCAATGGTTTAATCGCAACTACGCTACGTTTTTGGACTTTTTACAGACCTTGAGCGCCGATAAACGCAAGATGATCAAACGAGAGCGGCGTCGAGTGGCGGAGCAAGGTATCGATCTGCTGCGTATTCCCGGACAAGAGGTTACCGACGCGCAGTGGCAAGTGTTTTTCCGGTTTTACGCGTTGACCTATCTTAAACGCAGTTCCGAACCTTATCTGAATCTGGCGTTTTTTAAGCAAATCGCGCGCACCATGCCCGAGCAGTTGTTGCTGGTTCTGGCGATTAAAGACGATGCGTACGTAGGCGCAGCCTTGAGTTTTATCGGCACCGACACACTATACGGCCGATATTGGGGATGCCAGGCGGAATACAATGCCCTGCATTTCGAAGCCTGTTATTACCAGGGCTTGGAATATTGCATAGAACACAACTTGGCCCGTTTCGATTCCGGCGCGCAAGGCGAGCATAAAATCTCCCGTGGCTTTGAGCCGATCACCACCTATTCTGCACATTGGCTAAAGGATGCCGGCTTTGCCAAGGCCGTTGCGCAATTCGTAGATCGGGAGAAAAAAGCGATTCAGCATTACAAACAAGACGCGGCAAATTATCTGCCGTTTAAACGCGCTCAATAA
- a CDS encoding TraR/DksA C4-type zinc finger protein → MSTAWAGGTDAILERMDKMTELFVAETRKAIYTGESASHCQECGEPIPEARRQAIACKYCLSCQTELEKG, encoded by the coding sequence GTGTCCACGGCCTGGGCGGGTGGTACCGATGCCATTCTGGAAAGAATGGACAAGATGACCGAGCTTTTCGTCGCCGAGACGCGTAAAGCCATTTATACCGGTGAATCCGCCAGCCATTGCCAGGAATGCGGCGAGCCGATTCCGGAAGCGCGGCGTCAGGCGATTGCTTGTAAATATTGTTTGTCTTGTCAAACCGAACTGGAAAAAGGCTGA
- a CDS encoding putative bifunctional diguanylate cyclase/phosphodiesterase, translating to MIPAKNILNENVRVLKSEVSKTTYQGVAIAIASIVSALLALSYYYVGEISLNGIIKAQTENYGLWMLEALPFIFGFWGQYSSSVIAYQAGAMILDQTQELRSRAESLEKQVSYSTTHDSVTDLPNRVLFYDRVEQAILAAGNQNKMLSILLVEVANFKEVYDTLGRNSSDLILKQIATRLQSVVLGTDSVARIDGNIFSVLLSAVDNETAGLTLAKNIQAALDPAFKVERLSLVIHSNIGIVNFPEHGDDVDTLVQKAGVALFVAGQSHEGYTTYAPSYDDHSPRRLTLMSELRQAIEKEQLHIYYQPKVSVATGHVYGAEALVRWQHPKHGFISPDEFIPMAERTRVIKHLTAWVLKQSFKHCAVWRKRGWDLIISVNLSAKDLHDPELPDVMAGVAAAANIKPGWMMLEITESSIMTDPERAMEVIQRLNEMGYKLSIDDFGTGYSSLAYLKRMPLTELKIDKSFVVDLLHSENDAVIVKATINLAHNLGLQVTAEGVETQEIMDKLSSYQCDLAQGYLFSKPMPFEDFGVWVESHR from the coding sequence ATGATACCCGCCAAAAACATACTGAACGAAAATGTTCGCGTGCTGAAAAGCGAGGTATCTAAAACCACTTATCAAGGCGTGGCTATTGCGATTGCCAGCATTGTCAGCGCACTGTTGGCGTTGAGTTATTACTACGTCGGCGAAATCTCCTTAAACGGTATCATCAAAGCGCAAACCGAAAACTACGGTCTGTGGATGCTTGAAGCGCTACCATTCATTTTCGGATTTTGGGGACAATATTCCAGCTCGGTCATTGCTTATCAAGCCGGGGCGATGATTTTGGACCAGACCCAGGAACTGCGCTCCCGCGCCGAATCATTAGAAAAACAAGTCAGTTATTCCACCACCCACGATTCGGTAACGGACTTGCCGAACCGGGTATTGTTCTACGACCGAGTGGAACAAGCGATTTTAGCCGCCGGCAATCAAAACAAAATGCTGTCTATTTTGCTGGTGGAAGTGGCCAATTTTAAGGAAGTTTACGACACACTGGGCCGTAACAGCAGCGATCTGATCTTGAAACAGATCGCCACACGGTTGCAAAGCGTGGTGTTGGGTACCGATAGCGTTGCCCGCATAGACGGCAATATTTTCAGTGTATTGCTCTCGGCGGTCGACAACGAAACGGCCGGCCTCACCTTGGCGAAAAATATCCAGGCGGCTCTGGATCCGGCGTTTAAAGTCGAGCGTCTGAGTCTGGTAATTCACAGCAATATCGGCATCGTCAATTTTCCCGAACATGGTGACGATGTGGATACGCTGGTGCAAAAAGCCGGTGTGGCATTGTTCGTTGCCGGCCAATCGCACGAAGGTTACACCACTTACGCGCCATCTTACGATGATCATAGTCCGCGCCGCCTGACCTTGATGAGCGAGCTGCGCCAGGCCATCGAAAAAGAGCAATTACATATCTACTACCAGCCCAAAGTGTCGGTGGCGACAGGGCACGTTTACGGCGCGGAAGCCTTGGTGCGTTGGCAGCATCCCAAACACGGTTTTATTTCGCCGGATGAATTTATTCCGATGGCGGAAAGAACCCGGGTGATCAAGCATCTGACAGCATGGGTTCTGAAACAATCATTCAAGCATTGCGCGGTATGGCGCAAGCGCGGCTGGGATTTGATTATTTCAGTCAATCTGTCCGCCAAGGATTTACACGATCCGGAACTGCCGGATGTGATGGCGGGTGTGGCGGCGGCAGCCAATATCAAACCCGGCTGGATGATGTTGGAGATTACCGAGAGTTCCATCATGACCGATCCGGAACGGGCAATGGAAGTGATTCAGCGCCTGAATGAAATGGGCTACAAATTGTCGATTGACGACTTTGGCACCGGTTATTCCTCGCTGGCCTACTTAAAACGCATGCCATTGACGGAATTGAAAATCGATAAATCGTTTGTCGTCGATTTGTTGCATAGCGAAAACGATGCGGTGATCGTCAAAGCCACTATTAACCTCGCGCACAACCTGGGCTTGCAGGTCACCGCCGAAGGTGTGGAGACTCAGGAAATCATGGATAAACTCAGCAGTTATCAATGCGATCTGGCGCAGGGTTACTTGTTCAGCAAGCCGATGCCGTTCGAGGATTTTGGTGTATGGGTGGAATCCCATCGTTAA
- the uvrB gene encoding excinuclease ABC subunit UvrB, translated as MSDKRRMEISQSAISGILGVEEARPQKKGPAHKPFKIQSRYQPAGDQPTAIAALVEGINDGELHQTLLGVTGSGKTFTVANVIQQTQRPAMIMAPNKTLAAQLYGEMKEFFPENSVEYFVSYYDYYQPEAYIPASDTFIDKDASLNEHIEQMRLSATKALLERRDTIVVATVSAIYGLGEPESYFQMVLHLVRGDMIKQRDILRRLAEMQYTRNDTELRRATYRVRGEVIDVFPAESEEQALRIELFDDEIERLSMFDPLTGEVTQRLARFTLYPKSHYVTPRDQLLSAVEKIKIELAERLEQLRDNHKLVEAQRLEQRTLFDIEMIMEVGYCSGIENYSRHLSNRADGESPPTMFDYLPNDALVIIDESHVTVPQIGAMYKGDRSRKETLVEYGFRLPSALDNRPLRFEEFEQICGQRIYVSATPSTYEKEHSGAVVEQVVRPTGLVDPIVEVRPATSQVDDLLSEITKRTAVQERVLVTTLTKRMSEDLTDYLMEHGVKVRYLHSDIETVERVEIIRDLRLGVFDVLVGINLLREGLDIPEVSLVAILDADKEGFLRSLVSLVQTIGRAARNANGKAILYGDKITRSMQLAIDETERRRNKQIAFNKEHNIEPKTIFKSVTDILELAIPGSGGSISNARAKVAEPAGNYKAMTPKQAAKALKQLEEKMYQHAKNLEFEDAARVRDQIKLLQAEMVI; from the coding sequence ATGAGCGATAAACGGCGCATGGAGATCAGTCAGTCGGCGATCTCGGGCATTCTGGGCGTGGAAGAAGCGCGGCCGCAAAAAAAGGGGCCGGCGCATAAACCGTTCAAGATCCAAAGCCGCTATCAACCGGCCGGCGACCAGCCCACCGCCATCGCGGCGCTGGTGGAAGGCATCAACGACGGTGAATTGCATCAAACCCTGCTGGGTGTGACCGGCTCGGGCAAGACCTTTACTGTTGCCAATGTGATCCAACAAACACAACGCCCGGCAATGATCATGGCACCCAACAAGACGCTGGCGGCACAGTTGTATGGCGAGATGAAGGAGTTTTTTCCGGAAAACAGCGTCGAGTATTTTGTCTCCTATTACGACTACTATCAGCCCGAGGCCTACATCCCGGCCTCTGATACTTTCATCGACAAGGACGCCTCACTTAACGAGCATATTGAGCAAATGCGCTTGTCGGCTACCAAAGCCTTGCTGGAACGGCGCGATACCATCGTGGTGGCCACTGTTTCGGCGATTTACGGCTTGGGGGAACCCGAATCCTACTTCCAGATGGTCTTGCATTTGGTGCGCGGTGACATGATCAAGCAACGCGATATTCTGCGGCGTTTGGCTGAGATGCAGTACACCCGTAACGATACCGAACTGCGCCGGGCCACTTATCGAGTGCGTGGGGAGGTGATTGATGTGTTTCCGGCCGAATCGGAAGAACAAGCCTTGCGGATTGAGTTATTCGACGACGAAATCGAGCGCTTGTCGATGTTTGATCCGCTCACCGGCGAAGTCACGCAGCGCTTGGCACGTTTCACGCTCTATCCAAAAAGCCATTATGTGACGCCGCGCGACCAATTACTCAGTGCGGTAGAGAAAATCAAAATCGAATTGGCCGAACGCCTTGAACAATTACGCGACAATCATAAGTTGGTGGAAGCCCAGCGCCTGGAACAACGCACGCTGTTCGACATTGAAATGATCATGGAAGTCGGCTACTGCTCCGGCATCGAAAATTACTCCCGGCATCTGTCCAATCGCGCGGATGGCGAATCGCCGCCGACCATGTTCGATTATTTGCCCAACGATGCCTTGGTAATTATCGACGAAAGCCATGTGACCGTGCCGCAGATCGGCGCTATGTATAAGGGCGATCGTTCGCGCAAGGAAACCTTGGTGGAGTACGGCTTTCGTTTACCATCGGCCTTGGACAATCGGCCGCTCCGATTCGAGGAATTCGAGCAAATCTGTGGTCAACGTATCTATGTTTCCGCCACGCCAAGCACTTATGAGAAAGAACATTCCGGCGCGGTGGTCGAGCAGGTAGTGCGCCCGACCGGCTTGGTCGATCCTATTGTCGAAGTACGCCCGGCGACCAGCCAGGTTGACGATCTGTTGTCGGAAATCACCAAACGCACTGCTGTTCAGGAACGTGTGTTGGTCACCACCTTAACCAAACGCATGTCGGAAGACTTGACCGATTATTTGATGGAACATGGCGTCAAGGTGCGTTATCTGCATTCGGATATCGAAACCGTGGAGCGCGTGGAGATTATCCGCGACTTGCGGCTGGGCGTGTTCGACGTATTGGTCGGCATTAACTTATTACGCGAGGGCTTGGATATTCCGGAAGTGTCGCTGGTGGCTATTCTTGATGCGGATAAGGAGGGTTTCCTGCGCTCGTTGGTGTCGCTGGTACAAACCATAGGCCGGGCGGCGCGTAATGCTAACGGCAAGGCCATACTTTACGGCGATAAAATCACGCGCTCGATGCAATTGGCCATAGACGAAACTGAACGCCGTCGCAATAAACAGATAGCGTTTAATAAAGAACACAATATCGAGCCGAAAACCATTTTCAAATCGGTGACGGATATTTTGGAACTCGCCATTCCCGGTTCCGGCGGTTCGATTTCCAATGCCAGAGCCAAAGTCGCCGAGCCGGCTGGGAATTACAAGGCGATGACACCGAAACAGGCCGCGAAAGCCTTGAAACAGCTGGAAGAAAAAATGTATCAGCATGCCAAGAACCTGGAATTTGAGGATGCTGCACGTGTTAGAGACCAGATTAAATTGCTTCAGGCCGAGATGGTAATTTGA
- a CDS encoding ABC transporter substrate-binding protein, producing the protein MKKIALISVCFCWLVALPSSGAIAATAKKAVPAKPQVTKPAEPAKQVVKIGYFSQERAAPAALSNLDPFIQNKGQIGAELAIADNNTTGQFTGQHYELKKVVVPVGGDLQQAFNQVGDDVGLVVLNVQPDQLNKLADLPVAKNKLLFDASTSDDELRNTDCRHQVLHLLPSRAMRADALAQYMLKKRWQNWFLVVGATPEDKLYAAAIKRAAKKFGIKLVAEKAWTNDYDARRTAQSDVPVFTQVDDYDVLVVADEQGLFGEYLDYRTWKPRPVIGTQGLIATAWHRTHEQWGAVQLQNRFKDTAGRWMEEEDYAAYLAVRAIGEASVRSKSNQTQAIKEYMFSTAFALQGYKGVPLSFRPWDGQLRQPVLLAAPRSLVSVAPVEGFLHPKTELDTLGYDQPETACK; encoded by the coding sequence ATGAAAAAAATCGCGCTTATTTCAGTTTGTTTTTGTTGGCTTGTCGCGTTGCCAAGCAGCGGCGCAATTGCCGCGACTGCCAAGAAAGCCGTTCCGGCCAAACCGCAGGTCACCAAGCCCGCCGAGCCTGCCAAGCAGGTAGTCAAAATCGGCTATTTCAGTCAGGAAAGAGCTGCGCCGGCGGCCTTGTCCAATCTTGATCCGTTTATCCAGAACAAAGGCCAGATCGGTGCCGAATTGGCGATTGCCGACAATAATACCACCGGGCAATTTACCGGCCAGCACTACGAATTAAAGAAAGTTGTGGTGCCGGTTGGCGGCGATTTACAGCAGGCCTTCAATCAAGTAGGCGACGATGTTGGGCTGGTGGTGTTGAACGTGCAGCCTGACCAACTAAACAAGCTCGCCGACTTGCCGGTCGCAAAAAACAAATTGTTGTTCGATGCTTCTACCAGTGACGACGAGTTGCGCAACACGGATTGCCGCCATCAGGTTTTGCACCTATTACCCAGTCGGGCCATGCGTGCCGATGCGCTGGCGCAATATATGCTGAAAAAACGCTGGCAAAACTGGTTTTTGGTGGTAGGCGCCACGCCGGAAGACAAGTTATACGCAGCAGCCATTAAACGCGCCGCCAAGAAGTTTGGTATCAAACTGGTCGCTGAAAAAGCCTGGACCAACGATTACGACGCCCGCCGTACCGCGCAATCCGACGTGCCGGTTTTTACCCAAGTGGATGATTACGATGTGTTGGTGGTGGCCGACGAACAGGGCTTGTTTGGCGAATATCTGGATTACCGGACCTGGAAACCGCGGCCGGTGATCGGTACCCAGGGTTTGATCGCCACCGCCTGGCATAGAACTCATGAACAATGGGGCGCGGTGCAATTGCAAAATCGCTTCAAGGACACGGCCGGTCGCTGGATGGAAGAGGAAGATTATGCGGCCTATCTGGCGGTGCGGGCGATAGGCGAGGCCAGCGTCCGCAGTAAATCGAATCAAACCCAAGCCATCAAGGAATATATGTTCTCCACGGCGTTTGCATTGCAGGGTTATAAAGGCGTGCCTTTGTCGTTTCGTCCTTGGGACGGTCAATTACGGCAACCGGTATTATTGGCCGCACCGCGTTCTTTAGTCAGTGTGGCGCCGGTCGAAGGGTTTTTGCATCCGAAGACCGAGTTGGATACTTTGGGATACGACCAGCCGGAAACGGCTTGTAAATAA
- a CDS encoding PilZ domain-containing protein: MSEPDFSLDFLDQEVTIDSSWSNKRSAVRYRRNDIRAAVKVKSIWFPRLFPVVLRDVSSRGAAIFSEKKLGKNKRIFLYLLFADGKRFDISALVVHCDRENGRYGIKFDNIEKHLAEHLLHTQTDLLFS, encoded by the coding sequence ATGTCTGAGCCAGATTTCTCTTTAGATTTTCTCGATCAAGAGGTCACGATTGATAGCTCATGGTCTAACAAGCGTAGTGCGGTTCGCTATCGACGCAACGACATCCGTGCCGCCGTTAAAGTCAAAAGCATCTGGTTTCCACGCTTGTTTCCGGTCGTGTTGCGGGATGTCAGTAGCCGTGGCGCGGCGATATTCAGCGAGAAAAAACTCGGCAAGAATAAGCGCATATTCCTGTATTTACTGTTCGCCGACGGCAAGCGTTTTGATATCTCCGCACTTGTTGTACATTGCGACCGGGAAAATGGCCGTTACGGCATCAAGTTCGACAACATTGAAAAACATTTAGCAGAGCATTTACTGCATACCCAAACCGATCTGCTATTCAGCTAA
- a CDS encoding MOSC domain-containing protein, translating to MPILSEIYIYPVKSLAGIRVAHWPVDQKGLLYDRKWMLIDSDRQFLSQRRLPKMALIKTRIADQQLILSAPNQADLALPLQATDGDDIEVVVWHDQCIAKTCGDDADAWLSDFLQTDCRLVYQTDNDIRKVDPNYALDSDQTSFSDGFPFLIVSENSLNALNQAMPLAIDMIRFRPNLVVTDCDSYAEDTWRRLTINDIGFRLPKPCSRCSVPTIDPLTAETGKEPLTTLNRLRKWQNKVYFGQNALHDKPGSLSVGQTVLIDEIGEPQPPLSLT from the coding sequence ATGCCGATACTCAGTGAAATTTATATATACCCGGTCAAATCGCTGGCCGGAATTCGGGTGGCACACTGGCCGGTTGATCAGAAGGGCTTGCTGTACGATAGAAAATGGATGCTGATAGACAGCGATAGACAGTTCCTCAGCCAACGCCGTTTACCAAAAATGGCGTTGATTAAAACCCGCATTGCAGATCAACAATTAATTTTGTCGGCTCCCAATCAAGCGGATCTGGCCCTGCCTTTGCAAGCTACAGACGGCGATGACATTGAAGTGGTGGTCTGGCACGACCAGTGTATTGCCAAGACCTGCGGCGATGACGCCGATGCTTGGTTAAGCGATTTTTTACAAACCGATTGCCGGTTGGTTTACCAAACCGATAACGATATTCGCAAGGTCGATCCTAACTATGCGTTGGACAGCGACCAAACGTCATTTTCCGACGGCTTTCCGTTTTTGATCGTGTCGGAGAATTCCTTAAACGCCCTTAACCAAGCCATGCCATTGGCAATTGACATGATTCGCTTTCGGCCGAACCTGGTCGTCACCGATTGCGATAGCTATGCCGAAGACACTTGGCGAAGGCTTACTATCAACGATATTGGTTTTAGATTGCCCAAACCCTGCTCGCGCTGTTCGGTACCGACCATAGACCCGCTAACCGCCGAAACCGGCAAAGAACCCTTGACGACGCTGAATCGTCTGCGCAAATGGCAAAACAAAGTCTATTTTGGGCAAAACGCCTTGCACGATAAACCCGGCAGCTTGTCAGTCGGCCAGACAGTGCTGATCGACGAAATCGGCGAACCGCAGCCTCCGCTATCCTTAACATAG